Proteins co-encoded in one Papaver somniferum cultivar HN1 chromosome 5, ASM357369v1, whole genome shotgun sequence genomic window:
- the LOC113279034 gene encoding mitotic apparatus protein p62-like, with product MVTSSDHSSSSSEEYSDTSKPEMKSSADARAEVAQSLRDAGKLINNMSLDHLKVTRDRFSKREAEDEKLAAYQKRRRLQQTKLAAEDEIQSRADGPRKRRIRPYPLGRETERLAKDDFRAECEEDEYLDAIYGDPEDQLEEVPSENSDNDSEEELEEDSIEDDDHEDDESDKADD from the exons atggtgacttccagtgATCATTCTTCAAGTTCCTCTGAGGAATATTCCGATACGTCCAAGCCAGAGATGAAAAGCTCTGCAGATGCGCGCGCCGAGGTAGCTCAGTCTCTAAGAGATGCTGGAAAGCTGATAAACAACATGTCTCTGGATCATCTGAAAGTTACTCGTGATAGGTTTTCAAAGAGAGAAGCCGAAGATGAAAAACTTGCAGCTTATCAAAAACGGCGTCGACTTCAGCAGAcaaagctagcagctgaggaCGAAATTCAATCTCGTGCTGACGGT CCTAGAAAACGTAGAATTAGGCCATATCCACTTGGTAGAGAAACTGAGCGATTGGCTAAGGATGATTTTCGAGCCGAATGcgaagaagatgaatatttagATGCAATATATGGCGATCCTGAGGATCAGTTGGAAGAAGTCCCCAGTGAAAATTCTGACAACGACTCCGAGGAAGAGCTTGAAGAAGATTCCATAGAGGACGATGATCATGAAGATGACGAATCTGATAAAGCCGATGATTAG
- the LOC113281557 gene encoding glucose-6-phosphate 1-dehydrogenase, cytoplasmic isoform-like yields the protein MASAKLKEVVTEKKKQVIEIEKKPSLKTSDSFSEMSVPETGCLSIIVLGASGDLAKKKTFPALYNLYRQGFLQSNEVHIFGYARSMMSDDELRVCIREYLIKKDTSPEQSEDVSKFLQLIKYVSGNYDSDEGFKLLDKEISAHELSRNTQEGSSRRLFYLALPPSVYPPVCRMIRFNCMNTSDLGGWTRVVVEKPFGKDLDTAEDLSAQLGELFEEKQIYRIDHYLGKELVQNLLVLRFANRFFLPLWNRDNIANVQIVFREKIGTEGRGGYFDEYGIIRDIIQNHLLQVLCLVAMEKPISLKPEHIRDEKVKVLQSVMPISNEEIVLGQYEGYTADPTVSDHSNTPTFATMILRIHNERWEGVPFIMKAGKALNSSKAEIRVQFKDVPGDIFKCKKQGRNEFVIRLQPKEAMYMKLTVKKPGLDMSTIQSELDLSYGQRYQDAVIPEAYERLILDTIRGDQQHFVRRDELKAAWEIFTPLLHTIDEGKMKPLPYKRESRGPAEADELLEKAGYVQTHGYIWIPPTL from the exons ATGGCGTCTGCAAAACTAAAAGAAGTTGTAACTGAGAAAAAGAAACAAGTTATTGAAATTGAGAAGAAACCTAGTTTAAAAACTAGTGATTCATTCTCAGAGATGAGTGTACCTGAAACTGGTTGTTTATCAATTATAGTGTTAGGTGCTTCTGGAGATCTTGCCAAGAAGAAAACTTTTCCAGCTCTTTACAATCTTTACAGACAG GGATTTTTACAATCAAATGAAGTACATATATTTGGTTATGCTCGAAGTATGATGTCAGATGATGAATTGAGAGTCTGTATTCGTGA ATATCTCATCAAAAAGGATACATCACCAGAACAGTCCGAAGATGTATCGAAGTTCTTGCAATTG ATCAAATACGTTAGTGGTAACTATGATAGCGACGAGGGCTTTAAGTTATTGGATAAGGAAATTTCGGCGCATgaactttccagaaatactcaaGAAGGATCGTCTCGTAGACTCTTCTATCTTGCGCTCCCACCATCTGTGTATCCTCCTGTCTGCAGAATGATCAGGTTTAACTGCATGAATACAT CTGATCTTGGTGGGTGGACACGAGTCGTCGTTGAGAAACCTTTTGGCAAGGATTTAGACACTGCAGAGGATCTGAGTGCCCAACTTGGGGAGTTGTTCGAGGAAAAACAGATTTACCGTATTGATCACTATCTAGGAAAAGAATTAGTGCAAAACTTG TTGGTGCTTCGTTTCGCTAATCGCTTCTTTTTGCCCCTTTGGAATCGTGATAATATCGCTAATGTTCAG ATTGTATTTAGGGAGAAAATTGGAACTGAAGGGCGTGGTGGTTATTTTGATGAATATGG AATCATCCGGGATATCATTCAGAATCATCTATTGCAG GTTCTCTGCTTGGTTGCCATGGAAAAACCTATTTCTCTTAAACCTGAGCATATCCGGGATGAGAAAGTGAAG GTTCTTCAGTCAGTCATGCCTATATCAAACGAAGAGATAGTGCTTGGACAGTATGAAGGATACACTGCTGACCCGACAGTTTCAGATCACTCAAACACCCCAACTTTTGCAACCATGATTTTGCGGATACACAACGAAAGATGGGAAG GTGTTCCCTTCATCATGAAAGCTGGAAAAGCCTTAAACTCAAGCAAGGCAGAGATTAGAGTCCAATTTAAGGATGTCCCTGGTGACATCTTCaaat GCAAAAAACAGGGTAGAAATGAATTCGTCATACGCCTGCAACCTAAAGAGGCCATGTACATGAAATTAACT GTCAAGAAACCCGGACTGGATATGTCAACCATCCAAAGCGAATTAGATTTGTCTTATGGACAGCGCTATCAAGATGCCGTAATCCCAGAGGCTTATGAACGATTAATTCTAGACAC AATTCGAGGAGATCAACAGCATTTTGTCCGCAGGGATGAGCTTAAG GCCGCTTGGGAGATCTTTACTCCTCTGTTACACACGATTGACGAGGGCAAAATGAAGCCACTTCCGTACAAAAGAGAAAGCCGAGGTCCAGCTGAAGCTGACGAGTTGCTCGAAAAGGCTGGATATGTGCAGACACACGGATATATATGGATCCCACCTACGCTATAA